The sequence GGCCTCGATGCCGAGCCGGGCCTCGAGTTGGCGGGCCAGTCCTGCCACCGGGTCCTCCTTCGCATCGAGGTCGCCCCCGGGCAGCTCCCATAGCCCGCCGAGCAGCCCTTCCTTCGGGCGCTGCACCGCGAGCACCTTGCCGTCGCGCTCGAGCCAGACGCCCGCCGCGGCCACGCGCTTCGCGGCGCGCGCGCGCTTCTTCACCGGGAGCGCCTCTTCGCGACCCTCGGCGTGGGCGCGGCAGTGCTTCGTCCACGGGCAGGCCAGGCAGCGCGGCGCGCGCGGCGTGCACAGCGTGGCGCCGAGCTCCATCAGCGCCTGGTTGAGCGCGCCGGGTTCCTCGCCTTCGACGAGGGCGGCCGCTTCGTCCCAGAGCCGACGCTGGACCGGCACGCTCTTCACCTCGCCGTCGATCCCGTAGAGCCGCGTCAGCACGCGCTCGACGTTGCCGTCGACGAGCGGAGCGGGCTTGTCGAAGGCGATCGAGGCGACCGCGCCCGCTGTGTAGCGCCCGACCCCGGGCAGCGCGAGCAGGTCGTCCACGTCGTCGGGAACGTTGCCCCCGTGGCGCTCGACGATCTCTTGCGCGGCGCGGTGGAGGTTGCGGGCGCGCGAGTAGTAGCCGAGCCCGGCCCACAGGCCGAGCACGTCGTCGACGTCGGCCGTCGCCAGAGCGGTCGGGTCGGGGACGCGCGCGAGGAAACGTTCCCAATAGGGGATCACCGTCTCGACCCGGGTCTGCTGGAGCATCGCCTCGGAGATCCAGATGGCGTAGGCGTCGTCCGTGCGACGCCAGGGAAGGTCCCGCCGGTTCGCGTGATACCACGCGAGGATCGCGCGCCGCAGAGTCGCGGGCTTCGCAGGCTTCGTGGGGGAGGTGTCGCTCACAGCACCACCGGCAGGGTGCGTTCGACCGCGATGCC comes from Myxococcota bacterium and encodes:
- the mutY gene encoding A/G-specific adenine glycosylase, which produces MSDTSPTKPAKPATLRRAILAWYHANRRDLPWRRTDDAYAIWISEAMLQQTRVETVIPYWERFLARVPDPTALATADVDDVLGLWAGLGYYSRARNLHRAAQEIVERHGGNVPDDVDDLLALPGVGRYTAGAVASIAFDKPAPLVDGNVERVLTRLYGIDGEVKSVPVQRRLWDEAAALVEGEEPGALNQALMELGATLCTPRAPRCLACPWTKHCRAHAEGREEALPVKKRARAAKRVAAAGVWLERDGKVLAVQRPKEGLLGGLWELPGGDLDAKEDPVAGLARQLEARLGIEARDVAAVGSVEHLFTHRRLTLHVFRATAPPGRIRRVGWDAHRWVSSTGFEGLALGGPTRKALELLAGAP